CCGCTGACAGGGTCAGGGCCAGCTTCTCCGCGGCTTCTCGCAATCGTTGGTTGGTTCCCACCTGCTTGAAGTCCTCGGGATCGCGTTCCGGATCGGGGTGCTCACCTACATCGCCGGCAACCTCGCCGGTGTGATCGGTGCCGACTGGCTGAAATATCTCTCACCATTCCACTACTACATCGGTGGCGAACCCCTGCGCCACGGGATCCAATGGGCCGACGCCGCAATCCTTCTCGCAGCCAGCGCCGTGCTGGTTGGTGCCGGATTCCTGCGCTTCAACCAGCGCGATCTGCGCTCCTGACCGACAGTGCCCGCGCGGTCACCTAACCGGCTGCGCGGGCGGCTAACGCGGCTCTGTGTCCTGTGAGCTTGTTTCGGGTTTTGGGTGGAAGGCCTCGCGGTTCTGTGCCGCGTCAGCTGGCCTGCGGGTTCGGACACGTCGGAACGCTCGGTAAGTAGCCGATTTCCGCGTGTTTCGCGATGTCCGAATATGCCGAGTTGCGCGATCAGGACGGCTGTCATGTGATCGGCACTGCGGCCGGGTCGGGGGTGCGGACGCGGATGGCGTCGATGATGCGGGTTGCCCAGTCGATGGGGCGGTCGTGGCCCAAGAGGTGGGCCAGACGTTTCGCGCGAGTGCGGCGCTCGGTGTGGTCGAGGGACAGTGCGCGGGCGAGTGTGGCGGTGAGGTCTTCGGGGGAATGCGGGTCGGTGAGTAGGGCGGCGTCGCCGAGTTCTGTTGCGGCGCCGGCGTAGCGGGACAGCACCAGCACCCCGGGCCGGGAGCCGGGTCCGGTCACTGCCGACTGGGCGGCGACGAATTCCTTTGCGGTCAGGTTCATGCCGTCCTGCAGGGATGTCACCCAGAACACGTCCGCGGCCAGGTAGTGGTCGATCACCTCGGGGAGCGGCAGGTTGTGCGGGATGTAGTCGATCGGTTGCCAACTGCCGATACGCCAGGCATCGTTGATCTCGGTGGTGCGTCGCTCGAGAGCGCGGCGAGTGGTGTCGTAGGCGGAGATGCCTGGTTCTGGTGGTGGGCAGACGAGCCGGAACACCAATCGGCTGTGCAGGTCCGGGCGGTGCTCCAGCAACGCCGCTATGGCGTCGACCTTGTGTACAGGGGCTTTGGTGTAATCGAGACGTTCGACGGAGAGCACCAACGCGTGTCGGCTGGGGCGTATGCGCGAGGCGCGACTGCGGGCGAGTGCTTCGATGGCTTGACGGTCGATACCCAGCGGATGGACACCCAAGGCCGGCAAAGTGGGCTGGCCAACCAGGGTTTGTCGAAAGTTGTCGGCAAAGGTATTGGTGTGAAATCCAGCCCAGTCCAACTGTATGAGCGAGGAACGAATTTCGTCTGCCGTGGGCAGGGCGGCGAACACCTCCGGCGGCGGAAACGGAGTGTGGTGGAACAGTCCGATGCGCAGATCGGGCCGGACCCGGTGAAGCAGGCCGGGGACGAGCCATAGGTTGTAGTCGTGTAGCCAGACGGTCGCGCCTAATGCTGCTCGCTCGCCGATACGCTCGGCGTATCGCTGGTTGATCACACGATAGTGGGCCCAGGCTGCGGTATCGAAGCGCATGCGGTGCGGCTCGGACATGAGGATCGGCCACAGTGTGTCCTTGCATGCGCGATGGAAGTAGCCACTCCATTCATCGGCGGTCACCGGCAGCAGTGACAACGGGACCTCGTGCTCGCGTGCGTCGACACCGTCCTCGCCGACCTGAGTGGCGACCCAGATGCCCGGCAACCCCTGAGCGAACAGGGCGGTCAGGCTGGGCAGAATCCCGTTGGGGCTGGACGGTGATCGTCGCTCACCCCGGGGCACCGGTGGTCGGTGATAGCCGACTATCAGGCAGTGCCGGTCCTCGGTGCCGTTGTCCGGTACGACCCACCCCAGCGCGTGCAGTGCTGTGAGTATCCCGCCCGCGCCCGGACGCTCGGAGCGATGGATACGCGCGTCGAGGGGAACCGCCCGGTATAGCGCGGGCTCGGCGGCGCCGACTATCACGCCGTGTGCGCCCAGTTCGAACAGCGATGCATCGTTGAGCGAATCACCGGCCACTAGGATGGAATCCACTGGCCAACAGAACTTTTCGGCCAGCGCCGCCACGGCTTCGCCCTTCGATGCGTTCGGCGGCATGACGTCGAAGTAGCGGTCCGCCGAGTACAGCCACCGGCACCCGAGCGAATGGACAGCGGTAGTGAGTTCGTCGGTCAGCTGGCCCGATGCCAGGTGATACGAGCAGCGCCCGTCCTGCGCCACCCGCTGGTACGTCAGTTGCCCGAAGCGGCTCAACGCTTGCCGAACTTGTTGTGTCCCGGGCCATCCGGTACGAATGGTGGCCTGAATGTCCCCGACCGGCCGCAGGTCGATGCCGTCGACCACGGTGGCACCGACGTCGGCGATGATCCAGCGCGGTCTCGGCACCAGCGGGTCACGCAGCACATCGGCGACCGACGCCACGCCGCGGCCGGTAGCAAAAACCACCATCACCTCGGGATGGCGGGCCAAAACCGCACACAGCCGACGCCGGTCGGCGATTTCCCCGCCCAGCAACGTACCGTCCAGATCGGTGACCAGAATCCTCATCACCAACCCAAAGCTAACACCCGCAAACATGAATCCCTGTGCCGCCGCGACCGTCTCGACCTCCCACATCCGGCACCTCACCCCCGGTACGCTCATCGGATGGGCACAGACGAGCCGGATGGGCGAGAAATTCTCGTGGTGGGCGCCTATTTCGTGGATCTGATCTTCCACGGGCTACCCGAGCCCCTCCGACCTGGCCGAGAGGTCTTCGCTGATGGGTTCACAATGATGCCCGGTGGCGCCTACACCTTGGCGATGGCCGCGTATCGGCTCGGGCACGATGTTGTGTGGGCGACCGACTTCGGCACCGACCCCTTCAGCACCCATGTCCTCCACGCGGCACGCGCAGAAGGATTGGACGAGAGCGCCTTCCGGCATCAGCCGACCCCGCTGCGCAGCCTGACCGTCGCCCTGTCCACACCCGAGGACCGTGCGATGGTCAGTTTTCAGGACCCGAGCTACCCGCAACCGCTCCCGTCGCTGCTGAGGCAATACCGACCGCGTGTCCTGATGGTGCCGCAACTACGCTACGACACCGACACCGTGGACGCGCTGAAACTCGCCCGCCATCTCGGCACCACCGTGATGATGGACTGCCAAGACGTCGCCGTCGATGTCGACACCCCCGGAGTGCGGGCCGCGCTGGCTTCCACCGATATCTTCGCGCCCAACGCCGAGGAAGCACTGCGGCTGACCAGGGCACCGACCATGGACGATGCGATATCGCGGCTGAACGAACTTGTGCCGACCGTGGTGATCAAACTCGGCAGCGCCGGAGCCACCGCAACACACAACGGCGAACGTTACGACGCTGCCGCACCACCGATTTCGGCTCTGGATACCACCGGCGCCGGTGACTGCTTCAACGTCGGTTTCGTTCATGGCCTGCTCGCCGGCTGGCCGCCGGCGAAATGCCTCGCCGCCGCCGTGGCATGCGGAACGGCAGCCACCACCGGCCCAGGGTCCAGCACGGCTCCGGGGACCGCCGACCTCGAGCGGTGGCTCGCGCGAACCACAATATCGAGTCGTGCGGCTGGGACCCGCGAACAACGCTGGCCAACAGTTCAGCCCCCCGCAATGCACTGAAATGCCGAATAGCGGATAGGTCGCGCCGGGCAGCGGGTGTGTGCCGAGTGTTATCGCCAGGTCGGTGTTTGTCCGGTGTCGGCGAGGCGCCAGCCTTGGTCGGGTGGGCAGGTGTCGTCGTAGTAGTACACGGTGTGGGGAAGGGCGAGTTGAGTTCCGTCGTTGTCTGCGAATGTTTTGCGTGCGAGCGATGGCAGCAGGTCGGGATCGAAGCCGAACAGGTCGGTGGCCAATGTGTTCAAGCGTGTGAGGGCGTGGTGGCCCATGAAGCTGTCGTAGACCAGGCTCATCAGGTGAGCGCAATCGACCGCGACATCGCGTGGCACGACGTCCATCGGGGGCAGGTCGGCGGAGTGCTCGAACCTGTGGCGTAGCGGGGCGAGGGTGTAGATCCCTCCGTCGCGGTAGGCGATTCGGCTGTGGCGACCGTCGCGGGTGAAGCTGAGTAGCGTGTTCTGGCCGTGCAATTCGGGCAGGCAGCCGGTGGAGAACACGGCCCGTACCCAGAACGCGATCATTGGCTCGATGATGTGCTCGGCCAGGAATACCGCGGGTTCGACACCGGCCCGAATCACCAAACGGTGCAGCAACGGCTGGCGGCCGAGTGACCGAATATCGTTGCCGTACAACGCGAACAGCGGCACTGTGTAGTCGAAATCGTGCCCGTCGCGGACGAGTGAATCCCGGACGAGGTAGCCCCAGGCGGTGTCGGGGTCACTGCCGAACAAGCCGCCGCCGAGGTCCCGGAGAACGGGCAGGCCCGCAGTGTGCAGCTGCGTCGTGGTCCACAGCTCGTGGCCGAGGTCGGGTGCGTTCAAGGTCCGTTGGAAGCGGGAGATCCGTTGTGGGAAGTGCAGTTTCAGAAAATGCGGTGCGGTGGGGACGCCGTCGGCGCCGAGCACGAGGACGGTGCGGGCGTTCGCCAGCGGCATCACGTCGAGCATCGGCCCGGCAGCCATGGTGAGGAGTAGGTCACGGCCCGGCAGGTGCGGTAACGCCAACGTGTCGGGATGGACCGGCAGCAGCAAGCGGTCGTTGCGGGAGTAGATGTCATGCAGCGGTGACGAGGCCGAGGTGCGGCGATATTCACCGTGTACGAAGTCGACCCAGAATGTCGGGAGTTGAAATCCAGGGGCGCTGCCCTGGGGGTGGTAGTCGGCCGACACCGGCATCTCGGCGCTGTAGCGGCTGTAGTTGCGGGTGCCGGCACCGAGGTAACGCTCGGCGGAGGTCCACAGTGCCGTGCGGTCGTTGCCGGGGGTCAGCATATCCGCCCCTCAACCGGCGAGGTCGGCGACGAGGTCCAACAGCGGTGCGAGATCGTCGCCGCTGGTTTGTGGATGCAGCAAAGTTGCCTCGAGCCACAGCAGATCAATCCCGCATCGGTGGTACCGGCGGTCGCGACCACCAACACCGGCCACCGCCGATGCCCGCGGAGGACCCGACCCACCTCGGCGGGTGCCAGCACCCCCGTCGGACAATCGACCGTGATCGGCTCGGGCAAGCCCAGCAGCCAGGCCGCCCGCGCCACACTGTGATGCGCGTTGTCACCCCACACCACTTGTACCGCGCTCCCCCCCGATGCGCGCGCAGTCTCCCTGGCCAGCAGGACCGCCACCAGATTGGATTCCGTTGCCCCGCTGGTGATCACCGCATCCGGTGCCGCTGCCCCCGGGTAGATCAGCGCGGCCAACGCCGCCACCACCTCGGCCTCGATCACCGACGCCGCCGGAGCCTGATCCCACGAATCCATCGAAGGGTTCAGCGCGGACGCGGCAAGATCGGCCGCGACAGCCACCGGCAACGGTGCGCAATGCAAGTGCCCGACACACCACGCCTCGGCCGGGTCTGCCGACCCGAGCACCAACGCACGCGTCAGCTCCCACAGCGTGACCTCCGCGCCGATCCCAACCTGTGGCAGCACCGAACCGGCCCGACCGGTCACACAAACCTTCACAGCCGCCGGACCACCAGCAGGCACCGGCCCGCCACGCTGCACCCCGCCCGCAGCCAGTTCGCCCAACACCACCTCGGTCAACCCGCGCAACGTCTCATCTTCGTAGGGTTCCACGGCACCCCTTTCCATCCGAGACAGCCGCATCGCTCGTCCCGGGGCGATCGAACCTCGCGCGCCGCACCCACGGTGATGGCGCGTCCTCGGCGCACAGCTCTCAATCAGCCTGAGGCACAGACAATTTGCCAGCTCGACCTACAAGAACATCCTAGATGCAGGACAGGTCCTCGACGGCGTGCAGAGCAGAGCAAGCTGACCGGTGTCCGGCATACGTATCTCTGAAACTCCGTCGCCGAAGCGCGACTACGTCCCAGCCGATGACCTACGAGCGCTCGACCGAAACGTCCGGAAGTGCCGCGACCCGAGCGAATTCGGTTGGCGTTCCAGGCATCGTGAAGCATGAGTACTTCATCGGATATCGACATTACCTTCGCCGGTGACGATCTCGTACTGCGGCTGGCCAGTGCGGCCTACCTGGCCCGGTTCACCGGCAGCTCCCGTATCCATTGCGGATCTTGTACTTCACCTGGTGCACCGAACGTCATCTCCTGCCGCTGTTAGCGGTGCGCGCCGAGCTCGAACGGTACGTGCGGTGGATGCAGGAGACACGCCGGTTCGAACCCCTCCACCGTTGCCCGCCGTACCGTGGTAGTGACCGGGTTCTACCGCACATGCGTCATCGACGGCGTGAAGGACCACTCGCCGGCCGAGTACGTCCGCCGAT
The DNA window shown above is from Nocardia sp. NBC_01730 and carries:
- a CDS encoding trehalose-6-phosphate synthase, producing MRILVTDLDGTLLGGEIADRRRLCAVLARHPEVMVVFATGRGVASVADVLRDPLVPRPRWIIADVGATVVDGIDLRPVGDIQATIRTGWPGTQQVRQALSRFGQLTYQRVAQDGRCSYHLASGQLTDELTTAVHSLGCRWLYSADRYFDVMPPNASKGEAVAALAEKFCWPVDSILVAGDSLNDASLFELGAHGVIVGAAEPALYRAVPLDARIHRSERPGAGGILTALHALGWVVPDNGTEDRHCLIVGYHRPPVPRGERRSPSSPNGILPSLTALFAQGLPGIWVATQVGEDGVDAREHEVPLSLLPVTADEWSGYFHRACKDTLWPILMSEPHRMRFDTAAWAHYRVINQRYAERIGERAALGATVWLHDYNLWLVPGLLHRVRPDLRIGLFHHTPFPPPEVFAALPTADEIRSSLIQLDWAGFHTNTFADNFRQTLVGQPTLPALGVHPLGIDRQAIEALARSRASRIRPSRHALVLSVERLDYTKAPVHKVDAIAALLEHRPDLHSRLVFRLVCPPPEPGISAYDTTRRALERRTTEINDAWRIGSWQPIDYIPHNLPLPEVIDHYLAADVFWVTSLQDGMNLTAKEFVAAQSAVTGPGSRPGVLVLSRYAGAATELGDAALLTDPHSPEDLTATLARALSLDHTERRTRAKRLAHLLGHDRPIDWATRIIDAIRVRTPDPAAVPIT
- a CDS encoding carbohydrate kinase family protein → MGTDEPDGREILVVGAYFVDLIFHGLPEPLRPGREVFADGFTMMPGGAYTLAMAAYRLGHDVVWATDFGTDPFSTHVLHAARAEGLDESAFRHQPTPLRSLTVALSTPEDRAMVSFQDPSYPQPLPSLLRQYRPRVLMVPQLRYDTDTVDALKLARHLGTTVMMDCQDVAVDVDTPGVRAALASTDIFAPNAEEALRLTRAPTMDDAISRLNELVPTVVIKLGSAGATATHNGERYDAAAPPISALDTTGAGDCFNVGFVHGLLAGWPPAKCLAAAVACGTAATTGPGSSTAPGTADLERWLARTTISSRAAGTREQRWPTVQPPAMH
- a CDS encoding pyridoxal-dependent decarboxylase, whose translation is MEPYEDETLRGLTEVVLGELAAGGVQRGGPVPAGGPAAVKVCVTGRAGSVLPQVGIGAEVTLWELTRALVLGSADPAEAWCVGHLHCAPLPVAVAADLAASALNPSMDSWDQAPAASVIEAEVVAALAALIYPGAAAPDAVITSGATESNLVAVLLARETARASGGSAVQVVWGDNAHHSVARAAWLLGLPEPITVDCPTGVLAPAEVGRVLRGHRRWPVLVVATAGTTDAGLICCGSRQLCCIHKPAATISHRCWTSSPTSPVEGRIC